From a region of the uncultured Draconibacterium sp. genome:
- a CDS encoding lytic transglycosylase domain-containing protein — MKKKIWSRFVAPFLVVMNIAVVVVILVSAQSGKTEVVVEKEVKYEPVELPEAVSFAGEKMPLDRFYVKEALDRELLSNAYFHSQTIRYIKLVPRYFPIIEPILKEHGIPDDFKYLAVAESGLNPRAISPARAAGFWQLMEGTAKDYGLEINSEVDERYHIEKATHVACEYIKKAYEKFGSWTMVAAAYNRGMTGVNRQIVRQKEDDYYDLLITTETARYVYRIVALKLILENPEKYKFFISEENKYQIIPTKRVEIKGSVANFADYAKQHGVSYKVLKDFNPWLRENELTYSGRKRYWVEIPEL; from the coding sequence ATGAAGAAGAAAATTTGGAGTAGATTTGTAGCACCTTTTTTGGTGGTGATGAACATTGCAGTGGTAGTGGTTATTCTGGTATCAGCGCAATCGGGAAAAACTGAAGTGGTAGTGGAAAAGGAGGTTAAATACGAGCCTGTTGAATTACCCGAAGCAGTTAGTTTTGCCGGAGAGAAAATGCCGCTCGATCGCTTTTATGTGAAAGAAGCACTAGATCGAGAACTGCTTTCCAACGCCTATTTTCATTCGCAAACCATTCGTTACATAAAATTGGTGCCTCGTTATTTTCCTATCATCGAGCCCATCCTGAAAGAACACGGAATTCCTGATGATTTTAAATACCTGGCGGTGGCCGAAAGCGGCCTAAACCCGAGGGCAATTTCGCCTGCACGAGCAGCTGGATTCTGGCAGTTGATGGAAGGAACAGCAAAAGATTATGGGCTGGAGATAAACAGCGAAGTTGACGAGCGTTACCACATTGAAAAGGCAACTCATGTGGCCTGCGAATACATAAAAAAGGCTTACGAAAAGTTTGGTAGCTGGACCATGGTTGCCGCTGCCTACAACAGGGGAATGACCGGTGTGAATCGCCAGATTGTAAGGCAAAAAGAAGATGATTATTACGATTTGCTGATCACCACCGAAACAGCTCGTTACGTGTACCGCATTGTTGCCTTGAAATTGATTCTTGAAAATCCGGAGAAGTATAAGTTTTTTATTTCCGAAGAGAATAAATACCAGATAATTCCTACAAAAAGAGTTGAGATTAAAGGCTCGGTAGCCAACTTTGCCGACTATGCAAAACAACACGGTGTGAGTTACAAAGTACTCAAAGATTTTAATCCGTGGCTACGGGAGAATGAACTCACTTATTCGGGCAGGAAAAGATATTGGGTAGAGATTCCGGAATTGTAA
- a CDS encoding outer membrane beta-barrel protein codes for MKKLIVLLCMSVLSLSVFAQSEKGHVYLKNGSILKGKYTYTNDGKQLKIESAGNIWIFDADEVDHIASKRDVKTMFDEEAVTDVKWFFRTEMGVLAGNSDNSQSAPFSLTGSVNYLVDPNLSVGLGFGVEFLKETYMPVYANFEYRFKKQLSSPYVFLKAGFQVPIEDSNEIYYDVYPIWSSFAPWPGDMGQNGFDCKGGVLINPGVGYQQMLSNSLGINFAVGYQFHRLNYDGENDYSLDIDYNRVTVKIGIIFN; via the coding sequence ATGAAGAAACTAATTGTGCTGCTGTGCATGTCGGTATTGTCGCTTTCCGTTTTTGCGCAATCCGAAAAAGGTCATGTCTACCTAAAAAACGGGTCCATTCTTAAAGGAAAATACACGTATACAAACGACGGAAAACAATTGAAAATAGAGTCGGCCGGAAATATCTGGATTTTCGATGCTGATGAAGTGGATCACATTGCCTCAAAGCGCGACGTAAAAACAATGTTCGATGAAGAAGCGGTAACGGATGTAAAATGGTTTTTCAGAACCGAAATGGGTGTTTTAGCCGGGAACTCAGATAATAGTCAATCGGCACCATTTTCCCTTACCGGCTCGGTTAATTATCTGGTTGATCCGAATTTGTCGGTAGGCCTTGGATTTGGTGTTGAATTTCTGAAAGAAACGTACATGCCTGTGTATGCAAATTTCGAATACCGTTTTAAAAAACAGTTATCAAGCCCCTATGTGTTTTTAAAAGCCGGTTTCCAGGTTCCTATTGAAGATTCCAATGAAATTTATTACGATGTGTATCCCATCTGGAGCAGTTTTGCACCATGGCCGGGTGATATGGGCCAAAACGGTTTCGACTGTAAAGGAGGAGTGCTCATAAACCCAGGCGTTGGGTATCAGCAAATGCTTTCCAATAGTTTAGGGATAAACTTTGCAGTGGGCTATCAGTTTCACCGCCTGAATTATGATGGAGAAAACGACTACTCGCTCGACATCGACTACAACCGCGTAACCGTTAAAATCGGTATTATTTTCAACTAA